TTCCGGGTGGTTCACCGGAATAACTGCTATAACCATTTATAGTATAACTGACATGAATTAAAATGGAAAAGGAGTTTATTATTATGACTACAATGGAAAATGCAGAAGAAGCATATGCAGGCGAATCACAGGCTAACCGGAAATATGAGGTTTTTGCAGAGAAAGCGACAGCAGAGGGATATCCAAATGTCGCAAAGCTCTTCAAGGCAGCGTCAGAAGCAGAAGCCATTCATGCAAAGAGACTTTTATTTGTCTTAAATAAACTTGGTTCAACAGAGGAAAATCTAAAAGGATCAGTTGCCGGTGAGACCGAAGAGTACACGGAGATGTACCCTGCATTCATCAAAACTGCAGATGAAGAAGGGGAAAACGAAGCTGCAACAGTATTTACCCATGCAATGAAGGCAGAGGAGGTTCACGCCGGAAGATATCAGAAGGCACTGGAGGCAGTATCCGCAGGAAATGATTTTGAACTTTCAAAGGTTTATCTCTGTCCGGTATGCGGAAATATTGAAGTAGATATCATTCCTGAAAAATGCCCGATTTGTGGTGTCCCGGCAAGAATGTTCCGAGAAGTAGAGTAAATTTCAAAACGACCATTTTTTTTCCGGAAAAGATAATCCCGGAGACTATAAACATTTTATTTAGCCGGAAATTATCAGCAGGATTTACATTTTTGCCGGAATGTCTGGCATTAACCCTGATTTTTTAACTGACGGATAATATCTAATATTAAGAAGACAATATAGCTCATATTATGTCTGATGTGAGGGTTTATTCTACCAAAAACTGCCAGTACTGCCGCCTTTTAAAGGCATTCCTGGATAGGAAAAAAATAAAATATGAGAGCATTGACGTAGGCGAGAATATAGAAGCCGCAAAAGAGATGGTTGAACTTTCCGGTCAGTATGGTGTGCCTGTAACAGTGGCAGAAGGAAAAACCATCATAGGCTTTGACATTCCCGCCCTCAATGAGATATTCGGGGTCCGGAGAAAAGAGGACGGAATTCCGGATGTCATCATCATCGGCGGAGGGCCGGCCGGAATGACGGCAGCTATGTACTGCTCAAGAAAGATGCTCAATACGATGATAATTACAGAAAATATCGGAGGTCAGGCACTGGAATCATGGTCGGTAGAGAATTATATGGGATTTAAGCTCATCTCCGGTTCTGACCTCATGCAGAAGTTTGAAGAGCAGATCAGAACCCAGGATATGACAATCGAACTTGACAGTGTCTCTTCGTTAAAAGAAGACGGGAATGAGTATATAATCGGTACAGAATCCGGCTCCGAATACAGATGCCGGGCAGTAATTATCACAAGCGGAGTAAGTCCTAAATGGCTCGGTCTGGAGAAGGAAGAGAGGTATATAGGACGAGGGATAAGCATATGCTCAACATGTGACGGCCCTCTGTTCAGGGACAAAATTGTAACCGTAGTCGGAGGCGGCAATTATGCCCTCACTACTGCAATAGAGATGAGCAAAATAGCAAAGGAAGTCAATCTCATTGTCAGAAGCAAAATACGTGCAGATGAGATCTACCTCAGCCAGTACAGGGACACAGGAGGTATAAATACG
The sequence above is a segment of the Methanoplanus limicola DSM 2279 genome. Coding sequences within it:
- a CDS encoding rubrerythrin family protein, producing the protein MTTMENAEEAYAGESQANRKYEVFAEKATAEGYPNVAKLFKAASEAEAIHAKRLLFVLNKLGSTEENLKGSVAGETEEYTEMYPAFIKTADEEGENEAATVFTHAMKAEEVHAGRYQKALEAVSAGNDFELSKVYLCPVCGNIEVDIIPEKCPICGVPARMFREVE
- a CDS encoding FAD-dependent oxidoreductase translates to MSDVRVYSTKNCQYCRLLKAFLDRKKIKYESIDVGENIEAAKEMVELSGQYGVPVTVAEGKTIIGFDIPALNEIFGVRRKEDGIPDVIIIGGGPAGMTAAMYCSRKMLNTMIITENIGGQALESWSVENYMGFKLISGSDLMQKFEEQIRTQDMTIELDSVSSLKEDGNEYIIGTESGSEYRCRAVIITSGVSPKWLGLEKEERYIGRGISICSTCDGPLFRDKIVTVVGGGNYALTTAIEMSKIAKEVNLIVRSKIRADEIYLSQYRDTGGINTYTNYVVSELSGNDFLKSVTIEERKTGEKKILETDGLFLAIGHQTNTAFLDGFVARNEKGEIIIDINGNTDRKGVFSAGDVTSVKGKQIIIASGDGAKAALSAYEYLMSQR